From the genome of Glycine max cultivar Williams 82 chromosome 2, Glycine_max_v4.0, whole genome shotgun sequence, one region includes:
- the LOC102665977 gene encoding uncharacterized protein: MSEEVGMNVENEEDADVEVEHVDCSDAFNTSQLFASRDEILQWVRSLAHDIGFVVVIMRSDTNTGVRGRASFLLIACERSGEYRPKKHNLVRTCTGSRKCGCPFKLRAKPVLGGEGWMVKLICGVHNHEMAKSFVGHPYAGRLIKDEKIVVADMMKSMVKPRNILLTLKEHNDNSYTIIKQIYNARQAYHSSIRESNTEMQQLMMLLDRDQYIHKHRLKDDNVVRDLFWSHPDAVKVIVTNRDFSLINAVKTIFPDATNLLCLFHIDKNVKAKCKTLVAQKNAWDYVMEAWGSLVDCPCESSFDEYLKNLEMACSL, translated from the exons ATGTCTGAAGAAGTTGGCATGAATGTTGAAAATGAGGAAGATGCTGACGTTGAAGTAGAACACGTTGATTGCTCTGATGCctttaatacttctcag TTGTTTGCTAGCCGTGATGAAATTTTACAATGGGTTCGATCGCTGGCTCATGACATTGGATTTGTTGTCGTTATAATGAGGTCAGACACCAATACTGGTGTTCGAGGAAGAGCATCATTTCTGTTGATAgcttgtgaaaggagtggtgagTATAGGCCTAAGAAACATAATTTGGTAAGAACATGCACTGGCAGTAGAAAATGTGGATGCCCGTTTAAGTTGCGTGCGAAGCCAGTTTTGGGAGGAGAaggatggatggtgaagttaatttGTGGGGTTCACAATCACGAAATGGCAAAGTCATTCGTTGGGCATCCATATGCGGGTCGACTGATAAAGGATGAGAAGATTGTTGTTGCTGATATGATGAAGTCTatggtgaagccaagaaatattttgttaacgttgaaggaacacaatgacAACAGTTATAcaataatcaaacaaatttacaatgcgAGACAAGCTTACCATTCTTCCATAAGAGAGAGTAACACCGAAATGCAACAATTGATGATGCTGCTTGATCGAGATCAATATATTCACAAGCATAGGCTAAAGGATGATAATGTTGTGCGTGACTTGTtctggagtcatcctgatgcagtaaa GGTTATTGTCACCAACAGGGATTTTTCTTTGATtaatgcagtgaaaactataTTCCCGGATGCTACGAACTTGTTGTGTCTATTCCACATTGACAAGAATGTGAAAGCAAAGTGCAAAACCCTGGTTGCTCAAAAGAATGCATGGGATTATGTGATGGAGGCTTGGGGGAGTTTGGTTGACTGTCCATGTGAGAGTTCTTTTGATGAGTACCTTAAAAACTTGGAAATGGCTTGCTCTCTGTGA